DNA from Palaemon carinicauda isolate YSFRI2023 chromosome 23, ASM3689809v2, whole genome shotgun sequence:
tagcactacccaagactagaacagtagtttgattttagagtgtccttctcatagaggaGTTGCTTCCCATGGCGAAAGACTCTCtttttaccattaccaagagaaaagtgaacATTtatattgcagtaattaaccccttgagcggagaagaatattttggtaatcttaatgttgtcaggtgtatgaggacagagaatgtgtaaagaataggccagactatttagtgaaATGAGCCAAAACCAGAGAGATTgattcaatgaagtactgtcttgtcggtcaaaggacccaataactctctagtggtagtgtctcaaagggtggctggttccctggcaaaCATACTACCTCTAGATGCGGGTATTCAACAACCTGActacatccatgtaattaaccagcaaatcaGAAAAAAAGTCATGATGTGAATATCGCTGAAATTTCTATTGTCATCGAAAATCGTTTTAATGTCGAAGTCTATTGGATACGCCCCTTCCtcttaatctgttggacgggagttcgaggccTGCTCATGTTCTATAGTTTTTAGTAGCGTCTGCAACTTCAcctttcttgtgagctagggatggtaggTTTGGGGTAgttctaaggtagtaggttggccaggacaccagccacctgttgacatactaccgctagggagttcttgggtcctttgactggtcagacagtactacgttgaatccctctctctggttacagctatttttttccatattaccATACAATTCgtcttcgatcaaggggttaactacagcactgaaattgttcagtatctattttcctcttggtaagggtagaaaagagactttagctatggtaagcagctcttctaggagaaggactctcaaaaatcaaaccattgttctctagtcttgggtagtgccatagtctctgtaagatggtctttcactgccttgggttagagctctctagcttgagggtacattcggcatgctcttatttgtcttccttttgttttcttttatttttatatttatactggaaagatctattttaatgttactgtttataacatatttcattttaattgtttatcacttctcttgtagtttatctatatccttatttcctcactgggctattatcccctcTTGgggtccttggggttatagcatcccgcatttccaactagggttgtagctaagaattaatactactactaataataataataataacattaataataataccggccgagtcatcaacagccattgcctggcactccctggtcctagcttgatggagaggggccttgggcgctgatcatatctttTTATGATCAGTCCCTGGGCATTGTCCTgtcacttgcttctgccattcagaacggcttttaaatctttaaacgccCCATTTAGCAATTATTGGATTAAGTCATATTTATAACCGTCCAATCGAGTTATAACAAGAACAGGTTATACTCGAAAGCAAACATACGTTCGAATTACCATGATCAAAAACACACATCATTAGAACAGCCACAGAGTctaaatttgagaaaaaataactaaagttgtggtggccgatgtggtaacgtccttgactgatgatcgccagactgaggttcgagtctcgctcaaacttgttagttcctttggtcgctgcaacctcaccatccatgtgagctaagtagAGGGGATttgggcttgggggagcctataagtatatctgttgagtcatcagctgccttTGCCCGGCtgtcctttgtcctagcttgggtggaaagggaacttgggcactgatcatatgtatatatggtcagtctctagggcacaggTTGTCAACCTGGGGTACGTGTACCTCCAGGGGTACATTAAAGGAAATTCGGGGTACATGACAGGTTTCTGAAAATAATCACGCTGTGATTGCAAACCTGTTTTTAGAAGAGCCCTACATGTGCTAGGCTAGATGTGACCTCCTCTAGAAGCAGACGTTAAGTTACAATGTCAACAAGGAAAATCTTGGAGTTATATATGTCACTTGAGAGAAAGCTGTCTTGAACTACAATTGTTATACAAGCTTGCAAACCTATAATGCAGTAGTCATCCCTTGCTCGTTATCGATTGATCACATTTATCAGCACGCATACCTAACATTTACCACAGTGAGAGGTTTTCGCTTTCCACTTAACAAACTTACCACTCTTCCCCCACTACATTCACCCTCAGGTATGTACGTTGAGATCTGCTTCATGGTTCAGGCGTATTTGGGATTCTGCCTCTACTACCTGTCCTCGCCTTTTGTGTCAGTTCCTGCCTTTACTTCCTATCCTTTTCTGCTCCATGTCCTGCACCTCCTTTCTGTTCTGCTTCTGCTTCCTGCCCTGCCTCTCCTCCCATTCCTGACTctccttcttccctttcctctcCTCCAATTTTGCCTACTTAATATTCAACCTTTCTTTCTTGCCTGTTCTCCCTTTCCTTCCTCTCTTAGCCCACCCCCTATTTCCATGGTAAATAAATTGCTAGATGtaggaaaatattaaaagaaatatgtgcAACATCACTGACCTTGTCTAGTCGGTGATACATGATCTATGCTACCCCATCCCCTCCCCCTGGAAAATTTTCTGCTGATGCTCATGGTGTGCAGTATTATAGTGTGGTCTGTTGTCTTGTTTGTGTGGTGTGCAGTGTTACTGGGGTGTACAGTATGACTGTCTTGTATGCAGTATGAATGCATAGTGTGGTGAATGACTGTGTGGTTGCATTCCCACGTTGTGGTATGTAATATGATTgtgtaaaccatttttttttttaaatcaagataaTGATGGCTTCTTCAGGCAAGAAAAGAATATACAGCGAGTGTTACTTCAAATTTGTCCTTACATCTATTAGCATGCAAGGCAAGGAGCTGCTGCAGTGTGTGTTCTGCCAAAAAGTTCTTTCAGAAGGATCAATGAAAACTAGTCTTCTTAAGCGACACCTATCCAGCAGTCATCCAGAACTTTCTGATAAAGACCAGTCCTATTTTGAGAGAAAGGTACTTGTTCTCAAGTGTATCAGATGTGATCATACACGTTAGGTACCTAAACAAAATGAAGCTAGCCTCCGTGCTTCATATATGGTTGCCTTGAGAGTTGGACAAAATAAAAATCCCCACACAATAGTTGAAACCTTTGTCTTTCCATGTTGCAAAGATTTTGTTGGCTGCTTCTTCAGGGAGAATATGGCACAGAAGCTAAATACCTTACCATCGTCAAATGATACTGTGCATCAAAGAATATGTGACTTATCAGAGCACATCAAGCAACAAGTTATTGCAAAAATCAAGGAAGCTCCTCTAGGTATGTTTgcaattcaacttgatgaatcaaccgATATATTATTTTGTACCCAGATTCTTGCCTACACGAGGTATATAAAAAGACTCAGACTTTAAAGAAGAGTTTCTCTTCTGTCCCCCTTTGGAATTTAAAACAATGGGAGAAGACATCTTTGAAACTGTGTCCAGCTTCTTTGAAAAAGTAGGGCTTTCTTGGGCAGATGGTTCCCCTGCAATGCTAGGCTGTTGGTTTGGCCTCCAAGCAAGGGTGAAAGAAGCCAACCCCAGGGCAAACAAGATGCACTGCATGATTCCAGACCTCAAAACCGTACTTGACGATGTTGTAGCCATGATCGACTTTATCAAAAAGAATCCACTGAACACAAGATTGCTGCGTCTTTTGTATCAAGAACTTAATGCTGATGAAGAGTCACTCCTTTTTCATACAGAAATAAGATGGCTATCAAGGGGTAACATAGTGACTAGAGTTGTGACATTAAAGGGGGAGCTGAAGGAGTTCTTGGAGAGAAATCAGAAGGAAAAAACAAGGAAGTTGCGTTTCTGACACCAAGTGGATCACAAAACTGGCTTAACTCAACAATATATTTTCTCGCATTAACGCAGTCAACAGATCACTTCAAGGTTACTGGGCAACTGTGATTGAAATGTGGACAAGCTGCAAGCTTTTCAAATGAAACTAACTTTGGCAAGAAAAAGTAACAGCGAGTTGGCATGATGCTTTTGAGGATATGAACGATAGCCTGTCAGTTCTATGTAAAGACGTGAATAAGGCAGTGGTCTCAAAGTCCTTGGTTTCTCTCATTCAAGAGTTATAGAATTATTTTCTTGATATCACAGACTTAGATTGCCAGCTCATTCGAAATCCATTAAAGGTGGACCCTAAATCGCTTCCAGACGAATTGCAAGAAAAATTCATAGACTTTGTCAATAACTACtgcaaaaaattcttttgataGTTTGTCACTGACCAGTTCCTGGTCGACAGTGGCATGCTCTTATCCACCTTTAGCAAAGAATTGTGTACAGAATCTCCTGATGTTTCTATCCACATACCACTGTATGCAGAGATTCTCAGAATTGTGATTGATTGAAAACAAGTTACATTATCATCTTGCAGTCAAAGACAACATATGGGTGGCTCTTTCAAAAACTTTGCCAAGGATTGACTTCCTGGTAGCAAATAAACATGCCCGACTATCTCACTGAATAGTCTATTCTTGCATTTTAATGTATTAACATGTGTCTGTGTCACAATTTAAGCTTAATAAACTAAGCCAATTAGCCATGCATTTACTTTCATCCTTACTGATGCTGCATTGTGGGTAAGGGGTACGTGACTAATACTGAAAGACTTCAAGGGGTACATATGATTAAAAAGGccgagaaccactgctctagggcattgtcatgcttgatagggcaatgtcactgtcccttgcctctgccattcatgagtggcctttaaatcttcaagtTATGATATTAATGTCTTTCTTTGTTTCGCTTTTTATATGACAGCATTCTCAGTGACCCCTGACACTCATCGAACTTGTAAAGATAATTGGTTGCACGCTAGCAAaataagtatgtactgtatgtagccTATAATTCCACGCCGATGGCCAGGCGAGTACGATTCATTTTGTAAAGTCGGAACACTAGAAAATAGATTCGATCTATCGGATTAAATATATGTGCATACGCCTACCTCACTTCTGTTAGAAGCGAAACGACAAAAGGGAGAACAAAATGAAACAGTTTCGTCGGGTTCTTTACAAACGGGTTTTTACCCCCTTGTGTTGCTATGGGAGGAGAGGAAGGCAGCGTCTCAACGCGTTCTATATCTTTTCAATTGATCGTCATTTTTCATCTTTATGAATAGAtatgaagtaaataaaaataatatattttccaacGAATAATCGAGAATGATACTTGCTAGAAATAATTAACAAGGAAATCTAGAATTAATCAATAAAAGCATTTTAATCAAGGCTGATGCACGCATCCGTACATGGCTGGCGCCATGGTGTGCCGGCTTGTACGAAAAGTTGTGTCACAAGTGTTCGTTCCACGAGACCGCGCCTAACTTCAGAGGTCGTGGAGCACGTGGTTGTGCTCACAGCAACACAACACTCAGAATAGAACACGCTTATCTATAAATGTACGAGAACTAAAACATCGTCACTCATTATATCTTCAAAatacattcacaaaaaaaaaggtgaataaaaTCGTTTGATAAGGATACTGATAAAAACCTGGGAGAATTGCGTAACAAAAACGACACATAAAATTAAGGGACTTTCAGAAAATAATCTCTACAGgaattagataatatttttttgCTCGTAAATACTCAATTAGAGATGAACTTCCCGCCTAAAGTACAGTATCAATTAGGAAAAAGGGAAGTTCACCTGTTGATGGAAGCGTTAATGAAACGAATAGGACTAACTTGGTTGAAAAAAAGAATGCGCGGTATAGGTCTATTTCACATCAGTTCTACCGGatatatagtattttattattttaaatacagTAGGAATAATCACTAAATGTGAGTTTCTGTAAATCGTTGCTTTAAGATCCCAAATATTTTAACAACTTTAATATCAGTTAAAAAGTGGAGATAATCACAggaatttagaaaatataataataaacaattaaatacgTAGGTCTACAGTTCTTCCAGTTATTTCATCTGTTGACTAGTTTTACTCGTTTAATGCCATTTTGGCGGCAAAAGCTCTCCGTAAGAGTGCAAAACCATTAGTGCAGTCCTCATGCGGTATAGTTACTGCATTTTAGATTTTAAAAGCTCTATGCAGTACCCCGCTCTCCCTGCctctatatttcttcttcttcttcttcttcttcttcttcttcttattattattattattattattacacgctaagctacaaccctagttggaaaagcaggatgctataagaccgggggttcaaacagggaaaataccccggtgaggaaaggaaacaagaaaaatatttcaagaacagtaacatttaaataaatatttcctatatatactataaaaaaaactaactagaatagtctgcccgagtgtaccctcaagcaagataactctaacccaagacagtggaagactatggtacagaggctatggcactacccaagactagtttggttttggagtggccttctcctagaagagctgcttaccatagctaaagagtcttctactcttatcaagaggaaaagtgcagtagttaaccactcgagaattttttttttctttttttttttttttttggtaatctcggtgttaccaggtgtatgaggacagaggggaataagtaaagaataggccagactcttcggtatatgtttaggcaaagggaaaaggaactgtaaccagtcataggaccccataactttctggcGGTAgtatcaacaggtggctggtgccgccctggccaacctactacctactttaaGCCATTAAGAAATTCAAAACTTTGCCAGAATTGCTAAAATTTAATAAATGCATTAACTACAAATTTCTACCCTAATGGAACCTAGTTCATCTATTAGAAACACCATAAAGTTATTTACCAAACATTATACTTTTCGTATTTAGGTATTAATTAGCTAGTTTTACGTCGCAAAATTATCCCTCGCTGCCACAAGATAAAGTTTGTATAACATCAATAAATCCAGAGATTCGTAACTTATGCATGTAACTCTTACTAATCTAACAAATTTGAGTAATCACTTAATTTTATATCGCACAAAAATGTGGTCGAAACGAGAAACTGAACTATAGGTATGAGCCACCTGATACCTCATTTGGCAAATTTCTCTGAAATTTACCCAACTAAACTAGACTTCCCAAATACTTTATGTCATGGTGATGTATGCACTGCACGACCTGATACTTCATATCAACTTTATAGTCTTCTACTTGGCGTCAGTTCCAGCTTCATTCATTTCATTTAGCTGCCCACAGTTAACTTATAAATGTTCTTTGATGGTACAACTGGGTTGTTAAACTAGTGCACCTCGACATTGAATGTCTCTCCCTAAAACATTCATGTTAAGTCAAACTACATCATACAGCCAATACTTCCACAAAATATTAACCTGATAGTACCTAATGCCGATGCAAGATAAAAATTTCCATTGTTTAGGCAATAATCGTAATACAccgtgaaaataaaaatatacatcaaatagcGAGTATGAATGGCAAAATCAAACTTAAATTAGAACCACTAATATTTGACTTAGATTTTACTAGTGAAAATAGGAAAGCAtattctttggaatatatatatatatatatatatatatatatatatatatatatatatatatatatatatatatatagtccgacaTATTTAGGATGATCTTAATTGAATTTTGGCGGCAAAATATTGGTAGTCTGTTTCACTGTTAGGCAAAATTAGCAAATAGCTTTATTGAGCCTGAGTTTTGGCAAAATACTGACCAATAACCTCAAAATATCGCTGcaaaataccaagagaagtgaaCATAGGTCTAGCAATAATCAGCAATTGGTACAACCCGTTAATACAGGAATCTGTCGAATCCGGAAAATCCAGAAACTAGACATACTTTTCCTAGTTGTGCAGAAGGCAACATCCTACcaggatagaagggaagggaagtCGGAAAAAACACACACAGTATAAGTAGCCATTCGGATTATTGTTTCTTTAACAAGAGGCCGTTGACGATATTTGAGTAAAACGAGatgagttttttctttctttcttttacgaCGATGGTCAGCGAAAAATATGAAATTACTAAAACTTTGAAATGACAatgtgagtgaaaaaaaaaaaaaaacactaattcccATGAATTTGTTCATTATTCTTCACGAATAATTCCCGGCCAagtgttctgccggactggggatcGAGACAagctgtagtgtctgcaacctcaccattcttgtggggAGGAGCCTACTTGTGTATATCCTGGGTCATCGGCAGTCATTGTCTGGTCCTCTGTGGTCCTAgcatggtggagaggggtcttggccaATGATCATATatagacctacacacacacacacacacacacacacacacacacatatatatatatatatatatatatatatatatattcatcatcattatcctcatctcctatgcctattgacgcaaagggcctcggttagatttcccaagTCGTCTCTATGtaaagcttataaatcaatacttcgacattcatcatcatctacttcgggattcatagtcctcagccatgtaagcctgggttttccaactcttttagtaccttgtggagctcagttgaaagtttagtgaactaatatgcTAGCAGCTTTGGCTTAAAAGGTCATTTAACACGGGGAAACCCAGCAATTGCACTATAAAGTAAAAGTTGAGAGAGGAGATGGAAGAGAGGAAACGGGAACAGAAGCTTAGCAGAGAGGTAAAAAGTGGGTGCCGCTAGCGTCAGAAAGGACGCTGCAAATGCCTTGAAGTAATGCCTAAGGTGCACTGTGAATTTCATTTTGAATACCGGCGTGTCAATATGATGCAATTAGACACGAGAGCATGTGAGTAAATGTAGAGTTATCCTAAAGGTATTTTTTCTTAATAGacgccttattattatcattattattattattattattatgagatttTTTCAAAaggaatcattatatatatatatatatatatatatatatatatatatatatatatatatattcctagggcACTTGAGGTAGCGAGACTGGAATTTAAAAGTATAACGACTTAAAAACAGAGGACCTCAGTGAGTTAATCCTTACACTAAAACAACCCTATCCCAGCATATTTCATTTCTCCTATAATGCAAATGAAGGAAACCTCGTGATATTTACCCTTTCATTCCTAATTTGCTCTTGACAAactggagaaaatgcaattaataTGTTTTCTTTTAAGGCAGATAGCATAAATTGATCACATCCATTGAGAATGAATGTCAACgaaattgtaaaatattgtaaGGGATATGAAAAGGCAACTTTAATGAATATGTCAAAATAATACAGAGCTAACAACCAATAACAAACTATTTATATCTACACGACGTAATGCatctatttatataagaaaatacattttcTGTTTAAAACTTTGCTGACGTTTATAATTAAAAATAGCCATTAAAAGGAAGTAATGCTGACTATTTTCGATGATTACACTTTGGTAATAGTTAGGTGTAGCATTTCAATCTAATGTGCGTTATCTGATTTAATCTTAAGAGAAGACAAGCCACAGAAATTCAAGGTCGAATGAAAGTCGAATAAAAACGAAGATGATAATCCAAacagcaagaaaaaaagaaaatgatttcgTAGTTAAAAATGGCGAGATGTTATCCGACATTTATTTAAGACTTATGGCCGCTGTTTACCTCGGTTCCTTCTTGGGAAAATATTTACTCATTGTACCGGACGTGCTAAGAGGAAATGTCAATGTTTGctttgaaaacttcaacaaaaatatCCGCGATGACCACTGGAGGGTCAGCTGACTCAGGGGGGAGAAATAGAAGGAAGTGGTATAATTGTAAAGATAAGATTACTCTTGGAAGATGTTAATGGAACTATTctctgtgagtgtatatatatatatatatatatatatatatatatatatat
Protein-coding regions in this window:
- the LOC137617651 gene encoding zinc finger BED domain-containing protein 5-like, which produces MGEDIFETVSSFFEKVGLSWADGSPAMLGCWFGLQARVKEANPRANKMHCMIPDLKTVLDDVVAMIDFIKKNPLNTRLLRLLYQELNADEESLLFHTEIRWLSRGNIVTRVVTLKGELKEFLERNQKEKTRKLRF